Proteins from one Tetrapisispora phaffii CBS 4417 chromosome 8, complete genome genomic window:
- the TPHA0H00260 gene encoding Mg-dependent acid phosphatase (similar to Saccharomyces cerevisiae YER134C; ancestral locus Anc_8.160a): MTVVYPDVAAFDLDYTVWPCYCDTHLYPPFKPVENPNGEVYELIDSMGYSVKFFKDIPLLFRDLKDNGVKIVAASRTWAPEIAQELLKGFRIEYDGKVQSMYDFFDAAAWGDRSKVGHITENVKQIYNHDNIKNLKICLFDDESRNKDVERHGIKFVYIRNTETGPTWKLYQDYLNGKI; this comes from the coding sequence atgacTGTTGTATATCCTGATGTGGCTGCTTTCGATCTCGATTACACGGTATGGCCTTGTTACTGTGACACACATTTATATCCACCATTTAAACCTGTGGAAAATCCCAATGGTGAAGTATATGAGCTAATCGATAGCATGGGCTATTCagtaaaattttttaaggACATACCTTTATTGTTCAGAGATTTGAAAGATAATGGCGTTAAGATTGTTGCGGCATCAAGGACATGGGCACCAGAAATAGCTCAAGAGCTTTTGAAAGGGTTTAGGATTGAATATGATGGCAAAGTCCAATCTATGtatgatttttttgatgCTGCTGCATGGGGAGATAGAAGCAAAGTGGGACATATAACCGAGAATGTCAAACAGATATATAAtcatgataatattaaaaacttgaaaatatgtttatttGATGACGAGAGTAGAAATAAAGATGTGGAACGCCACGGTATCAAGTTCGTTTATATTAGAAATACGGAGACTGGTCCAACCTGGAAATTATACCAAGATTACTTGAATggtaaaatataa
- the TPHA0H00270 gene encoding emp24/gp25L/p24 family protein (similar to Saccharomyces cerevisiae EMP24 (YGL200C); ancestral locus Anc_8.160): MLFNLLQLLLLVISVTAHNVLLPAYGKRCFIETLHKGDILGISFQFGDRFPESSAQLTGDLIMYGSTKNEILKSVRDVTHGDESITAMKSGTYEFCFSNEASGITTKDVTFNVHGTKYVDADGDDTDTLEGSVNALMKLVHEVRNEQEYLILRERTHRNTAESTNERVKWWSIFQLVFVIFNALFQIFYLKRFFEVTSVV; the protein is encoded by the coding sequence ATGTTGTTCAATCTTCTACAGTTGTTACTGTTGGTTATTTCGGTGACTGCACACAACGTTTTGCTTCCTGCATATGGTAAGAGATGTTTCATTGAAACGTTACATAAAGGTGATATTTTAGGTATCTCGTTTCAATTTGGTGATAGATTTCCAGAATCAAGTGCTCAGCTAACCGGCGATTTGATTATGTATGGTAGCACGAAAAATGAGATTCTGAAATCTGTTAGAGACGTGACTCACGGCGATGAATCCATCACTGCTATGAAATCTGGTACTTATGAATTCTGCTTCTCGAATGAAGCCAGTGGTATCACTACCAAAGATGTCACTTTTAATGTACACGGTACTAAATACGTTGATGCTGACGGTGATGACACTGATACTCTAGAAGGGTCAGTAAACGCtttgatgaaattagtTCATGAAGTCAGAAATGAACAAGAATACTTGATTCTAAGAGAAAGGACACATAGAAACACTGCTGAATCGACAAACGAGAGAGTCAAATGGTGGTCAATCTTTCAATTGGTTTTTGTCATTTTTAATGCattatttcaaatcttCTATTTAAAGagattttttgaagttaCCTCAGTAGTTTAA
- the GLC7 gene encoding type 1 serine/threonine-protein phosphatase catalytic subunit GLC7 (similar to Saccharomyces cerevisiae GLC7 (YER133W); ancestral locus Anc_8.159): protein MDNQTVDVDNIIDRLLEVRGSKPGQQVDLQEHEIRFLCSKARSIFIKQPILLELEAPIKICGDIHGQYYDLLRLFEYGGFPPESNYLFLGDYVDRGKQSLETICLLLAYKIKYPENFFILRGNHECASINRIYGFYDECKRRYNIKLWKTFTDCFNCLPIAAIIDEKIFCMHGGLSPDLNSMEQIRRVMRPTDIPDVGLLCDLLWSDPDKDIVGWSENDRGVSFTFGPDVVNRFLQKQDMELICRAHQVVEDGYEFFSKRQLVTLFSAPNYCGEFDNAGAMMSVDESLLCSFQILKPAQKSLPRQQQGRKKK from the coding sequence ATGGATAACCAGACAGTTGATGTGGACAATATCATTGATCGTTTGTTAGAGGTTAGAGGTTCGAAGCCTGGACAACAGGTTGATTTGCAGGAACATGAGATCCGGTTTCTTTGTTCAAAGGCTAGatctatatttatcaaacaGCCAATTTTGCTGGAGCTGGAGGCGCCTATTAAGATTTGTGGTGATATTCACGGTCAATACTATGACTTGCTGCGTTTGTTCGAATACGGTGGGTTTCCTCCTGAGTCCAATTACTTGTTTTTAGGTGATTATGTCGATCGTGGTAAACAATCGTTGGAGACCATTTGTTTGTTGTTAGcttataaaattaaatatccggaaaattttttcattttaagAGGCAATCACGAATGTGCTTCTATTAACAGAATATATGGGTTTTATGATGAATGTAAAAGACGTTACAATATTAAACTATGGAAAACGTTCACAGATTGTTTCAATTGTCTTCCAATTGCTGCAATTATTGACgaaaaaattttttgtatGCATGGTGGTTTGTCTCCAGATTTGAACAGTATGGAGCAGATTAGAAGAGTCATGAGACCAACTGATATTCCAGACGTTGGTTTATTATGTGATTTGTTATGGAGTGATCCTGATAAAGATATAGTAGGCTGGAGTGAAAACGATAGAGGTGTTTCTTTCACTTTTGGTCCAGATGTAGTAAATAGATTTTTACAAAAGCAGGATATGGAATTGATTTGTAGAGCTCATCAAGTCGTCGAAGATGGTTATGAATTCTTCAGCAAAAGACAATTAGTGACACTATTTAGTGCCCCAAATTACTGTGGTGAATTCGATAATGCAGGTGCAATGATGAGTGTTGATGAAAGTTTATTGTGTTCTTTCCAAATCTTGAAGCCTGCTCAGAAGAGTCTGCCAAGACAACAACaaggaagaaaaaagaaatga
- the TPHA0H00290 gene encoding uncharacterized protein (similar to Saccharomyces cerevisiae PMD1 (YER132C) and MDS3 (YGL197W); ancestral locus Anc_8.157): MLLQPTLSECHRVRNSSVLRCRGGKGAASTLFRSSIIMHGGIIAAEDNDGDGDDDALFDNNMYMLDLISRKWRVLDQIDTATAAPRSRCRHSIVGCGSSFFFFGGITKHQTTNENIITNELWELQFSATNKVSWKKHNVPSFVEKKFDCKIIALNDSEEAFDSKLLIVGGKLHRHANTHNSSNKIDIFNVTRKKWEKPILLATIDARFASAGGLFVNTENSVIFENMLCFYDCESSSIFKIRLDHCSKTEAQVSEQLVETVNLPIHLAGNTSGTIYKNSFLLAGHDKITNGFICLALDLVTNRLLQINTHCPCNLNDHDYLKIFMWTSHFQIVCLGRGKSDVEKTRHRDDINKNNDAKQNTKKNLNVLLTLTLPFLQRSMLYRKTIKPVNNTIVKENLMDDNKTINENDDETTTNNTYQEGEEINKYFDLNINRKQIPDKKEHIASTIPASQFAKYVQYIESPASIELNEPALNENNDSFNQWFHPRQKSRANTITKSRSSDVEMNVNTIYNTTPVKNNSVFPVYAMVLGKDMFDVFGRSLADFELISKDGDTILAPTELLRKRWGRYFDFLLTTGISGVTKQYQKFNSNDNEGMIHSSNSNAVTITSLDKNNPIANRAAEENFESNPVDITNSCKSDGSMKLKSNYSIQSLSNKLESNIEEPVNIETMETNGMVFRVPFQDNITKKDPPLKSSEGMFLTGAFSLSSPSRYKGKVENNYINGHVFSDDNGKMKSRSASSLSNHSNLSPEVKSLGRPSNSQNTSNFMRTPGFSYAGQNNDECNLVDSLTVKLPDASEPPTIPLVPVPTVPPRASIQSSLPKLNSDAGPLTFCDWFKQGSISSNHSINGLKEIVADYSPRGSRCISSGQFGLADHSDTMSSSTGNNSSRRNTFSSRTNLMDRRSSIRTNQSRSIGSASSIVSSGASASSESSLGDATDYTLDLDPLFTPRGLYLPWSTATVESFTEFFFTGRVNANCPVRTVILDLLVVSKLYEVPLLYSLTVEALFTILIEKKANLKWQCHLYKSTFENVVNKYCERDVERSSNVLRNNKLYQSILKILESAEELDDGFYSNEISRRLSSIVSQNNNHKEELESSVNSQSSVQNPTSSNDQNDLEERSSLKTASNLSSRRTSSCNREPFDTASESNVNNVENADISDQQSHDPILSESKANDDVDQLTKYLKRVPDASISDKETQKLNEQLFSLSSEFSQIDFEDLDDTDSFLSDLELDIQNQPDIKIDDLLDDDQESEIVSQQNKLTDLDELDPLLQVKTTHSEVNLETIHNDNAKPSMESKYIKKQPKQYNNSHLLSLDYFICNNAVPADDSLIFQIYKKAVLVNDLRLMISCVDCLDISKRLNVVSKSIDEEIKQIDSTMKVFEDPLSWRQYPRKTKSSDSGYILKKDYKYGMRRSTQPDSSEFSTSKNTRKDNSRSTMSNLYSQKEKDNDTKFNEAKKHPFLKPSEKKHTRKRPVTSPFSFFSKNK, from the coding sequence ATGCTACTACAACCGACTCTCTCAGAATGCCATCGCGTGCGGAACAGCAGCGTCCTGCGTTGTCGCGGGGGCAAAGGTGCCGCTTCAACCCTGTTTAGGTCTTCGATAATAATGCATGGAGGTATAATAGCCGCCGAAGACAATGACGGTGACGGTGACGATGATGCGCTTTTCGACAACAACATGTACATGCTTGACCTAATCAGCCGTAAGTGGAGAGTGTTGGACCAGATAGACACTGCAACAGCCGCGCCTCGGTCAAGGTGCCGCCATTCAATTGTCGGATGCGGGTCgtctttctttttcttcgGCGGAATAACAAAACACCAAACAACAAACGAAAATATAATCACTAACGAACTATGGGAGTTACAGTTTTCTGCTACCAACAAAGTCTCTTGGAAAAAACACAATGTACCATCTTTTGTTgagaaaaaatttgattgtAAAATAATAGCATTGAATGACAGCGAAGAAGCTTTTGATTCAAAACTTCTAATCGTAGGAGGTAAACTTCACCGACACGCCAACACCCACAACAGTAGCAACAAAATAGATATCTTCAATGTAACCAGAAAAAAATGGGAAAAACCGATTTTACTCGCAACAATAGATGCGCGCTTTGCCTCGGCAGGCGGTTTGTTTGTTAACACCGAAAATTCAGTCATATTCGAAAATATGCTGTGTTTCTACGATTGTGAGAGTTCAagtatttttaaaataagaTTAGATCATTGCAGTAAAACAGAAGCACAAGTGTCAGAACAATTGGTCGAGACAGTGAATTTACCTATCCATCTTGCAGGTAATACTTCTGGCAcaatatacaaaaatagTTTTTTATTAGCAGGGCAtgataaaataacaaatgGTTTTATTTGTCTTGCACTGGATTTGGTCACAAATCGTCTACTGCAGATTAATACACACTGCCCTTGTAATTTGAACGATCATGATtatctaaaaatttttatgtGGACGTCGCATTTTCAAATCGTTTGCCTCGGACGTGGTAAAAGTGACGTTGAAAAAACTCGTCATCGTGACGACataaataagaataatgaCGCGAAACAAAACACTAAGAAAAATCTAAATGTACTCTTGACGTTGACTTTACCGTTTTTACAGAGAAGTATGCTGTACAGAAAGACAATCAAACCtgtaaataatacaattgtTAAAGAAAACTTGATggatgataataaaaccATCAATGagaatgatgatgaaacaACTACTAATAACACATATCAAGAAGGCGAagaaataaacaaatatttcGATTTAAACATCAATAGGAAACAAATTCCAGATAAAAAAGAACATATTGCGTCAACCATTCCAGCATCTCAATTCGCAAAATATGTTCAGTATATTGAATCTCCAGCTTCTATAGAACTAAACGAACCCgcattaaatgaaaataatgattcttTTAATCAATGGTTTCATCCTCGTCAAAAATCCCGAGCAAatacaattacaaaatcAAGGAGTAGCGATGTCGAAATGAATGTAAATACAATTTACAATACTACTCCGgtcaaaaataattcagtTTTCCCTGTTTATGCAATGGTACTAGGAAAAGATATGTTTGACGTCTTTGGAAGATCACTAGCAGATTTCgaattaatttcaaaagatggTGACACTATTTTAGCACCAACAGAATTATTAAGGAAAAGATGGGGCAGATATTTCGATTTTTTACTGACAACAGGAATTTCTGGTGTTACAAAGCAATATCAAAAGTTTAACTCTAATGATAATGAGGGAATGATtcattcttcaaattcaaatgcCGTGACTATAACCTCtcttgataaaaataatccAATAGCTAACAGAGCTgcagaagaaaattttgaatcaaaCCCAGTTGATATTACTAACAGTTGTAAGTCTGATGGAAGTATGAAGCTTAAATCCAATTATTCCATTCAGTCTCTTTCAAATAAACTAGAGTCCAATATAGAGGAACCtgtaaatattgaaacaatGGAAACTAACGGGATGGTATTCAGAGTACCATTTCAAGATAATATAACAAAGAAAGATCCTCCTTTAAAGAGTTCAGAAGGTATGTTTCTGACGGGAGCTTTTTCATTAAGCTCCCCAAGCCGTTATAAAGGAAAAGTGGaaaacaattatattaatgGTCATGTATTTTCCGATGACAACGGTAAAATGAAGTCAAGATCAGCTTCTTCCTTATCTAACCATAGTAATTTATCTCCTGAAGTTAAGTCATTAGGAAGACCAAGTAATAGCCAGAATACTTCCAATTTCATGAGGACCCCTGGTTTTAGTTATGCTGGCCAGAATAACGACGAGTGCAATCTAGTAGATTCATTAACTGTAAAACTACCTGACGCTTCCGAACCACCAACTATTCCATTGGTGCCAGTTCCAACAGTACCACCACGGGCCTCTATTCAATCTAGCCTACCAAAGTTAAATAGTGACGCCGGACCTCTAACTTTTTGTGACTGGTTTAAACAAGGCtcaatatcttcaaatCATTCGATTAATGgattaaaagaaattgtaGCGGACTATTCTCCAAGAGGATCGCGATGTATCTCTTCAGGTCAATTTGGTCTCGCTGATCACTCTGATACAATGAGTTCATCAACAGGCAATAATTCTTCTCGCAGGAACACTTTTTCCTCAAGAACAAACCTCATGGATAGAAGGAGTTCCATTAGAACCAACCAGTCCAGATCTATAGGGTCTGCCTCGTCTATTGTGAGCTCCGGTGCTTCCGCAAGCTCCGAAAGTAGCTTAGGTGATGCTACAGATTATACCTTAGATCTAGATCCACTTTTCACTCCACGAGGGTTATATCTGCCTTGGTCTACTGCTACAGTTGAATCATTTAcagaattttttttcacaGGAAGGGTTAATGCTAATTGTCCTGTACGTACAGTTATTTTAGACTTACTTGTGGTTTCGAAACTCTACGAGGttccattattatattctttaacTGTGGAAGCACtatttactattttaaTAGAGAAGAAGGCAAATTTGAAATGGCAATGCCATCTTTATAAATCTACATTTGAAAACGTAGTTAACAAATATTGTGAAAGAGATGTCGAAAGATCTAGTAATGTCTTAAGAAATAACAAGTTATACCAGAGTAtcttaaaaatattggaGTCAGCTGAAGAATTAGATGATGGGTTTTACAGCAATGAAATCAGCAGAAGGTTATCATCAATTGTGTCCCAAAACAACAATCACAAAGAAGAATTGGAGTCGTCTGTAAATTCTCAATCAAGCGTACAAAATCCAACAAGCTCAAATGATCAAAATGATCTGGAAGAGAGATCAAGTTTGAAAACAGCTAGCAATTTATCGTCAAGAAGAACATCATCATGTAACAGAGAACCATTCGATACTGCAAGTGAATCAAATGTAAATAATGTGGAAAATGCTGACATTTCTGATCAGCAGAGTCACGACCCAATTTTATCCGAGAGTAAAGCAAATGACGATGTAGACCAGTTAACGAAATATTTGAAGCGAGTCCCAGATGCATCAATTAGTGATAAAGAAACTCAGAAGCTGAATGAACAGTTATTTTCATTGAGTTCCGAGTTTTCTCAAATAGACTTCGAAGATTTAGATGATACTGATTCTTTTCTCTCTGATTTGGAATTAGATATACAAAACCAGCCCGATATAAAAATAGATGACTTGCTTGATGATGATCAAGAGTCAGAAATAGTAAGTCAGCAGAATAAGTTGACTGATTTAGATGAATTAGACCCCCTTCTGCAAGTGAAAACAACGCACTCTGAAGTAAATTTAGAAACCATTCATAACGATAATGCTAAACCGTCAATGGAATCCAAATACATAAAAAAACAGCCCAAGCAATATAACAACTCACATTTACTTTCACTGGACTATTTTATATGTAATAATGCGGTGCCGGCAGATGATTCTCTTATCTTTCAGATTTATAAGAAAGCGGTTTTGGTTAATGACTTGAGATTGATGATAAGCTGTGTCGATTGTCTAGATATATCTAAGCGTTTGAATGTGGTCAGTAAATCTATTGACGAggaaataaaacaaattgaTTCTACAATGAAAGTATTTGAAGATCCCCTAAGTTGGAGACAATATCCAAGAAAAACCAAATCTTCGGATTCAGGTTACATACTAAAAAAAGACTATAAATATGGAATGCGAAGGAGTACACAACCAGACTCGTCTGAATTTAGTACTTCAAAGAATACACGGAAAGATAATAGCAGAAGCACCATGAGTAACTTGTATTCccaaaaagaaaaagataatgACACTAAATTCAATGAAGCTAAGAAGCACCCATTCCTAAAACCATCAGAGAAAAAACATACGAGAAAGAGGCCAGTGACTTCACCGTTCTCATTCTTTTCGAAGAATAAATGA